TTTCCAGCCTGAGGGCAAGTAGAAAATAAGCAGTTTGCCAGGATAAACTAACTACCAGGAAGCATGGAGGCTGACTTCTgcaacattacatttatttttttatgtctgatTTCACATACAGAATGAAAATACAGACGTTATTCcccatttaatattaatatatatatatcatattcctcatataatatattcttttttataatcTATATTAGTTTTTCTTCTTACCAATACTGGCAATCCACTATGCCCACAGGCATAActgtcattttctgtcatctcatTTCAAAACACAGGATCTTACACTTTATGaaagtaaatgaatgaaacaactACCTGCATGAGCGACTCCAATGACCATTGACACTGGATCAGCAAACAGGACTGGTATGCAGTCTGCCCCTGGAGCTCCTAAAATCACCCCACTCTGATTGGTTACAATTGCATCATAGCTCTCTGGCTCGGCTTTCCCCATAACCCAGACATCACTGGCGTGCTTCACCTGCAACAAACAAGCCAACACATGCAAGAAGTTAATGTAGGAGGCTctgagctgcagctgagcagagCAAAGTCCTGATAGGTTTTTAACAAGACAAAAGTTCCTcaacacatttcaaaacaaatggAGAGCAACATATGAAGAAATGAGTCcattcatgttttcatcagcTGAGGAATATCTCCAAAATTACATTAATTCTGTAATTTAGTAACACATAAATCTACAGTCATGCTGTCCACCTTAAACCAACACCACTAATTTACAAAACATGCAATTTCAGgataacatatatacaaaaacaaaagaaaaagaacatcaGTCACAACATTATAAGCACTTCTATATGCTttcaaataacatatttatgtGGGAAAAGTCCAAatgaactgtagactgaaaaGAATTGCTGCAAgcctacagtttttttttccagttcagAGACAGGATTGTGTCGAGGCACAGATCTGGGGAGGGCTACAAAAAAATTTCCGTTGCATTGAAGGTTCCAAAGAGCACAATGGACTCAATAATTCTTAATGGAAGTTTGGAACAACCAAGACTTCTTCCTAGAGCTGGCCGTCTGGCCAAACTAAGCAAGGGGGGGAGATGGGCCTTGGTAAGAGAAGTGACCAAGAATCCGATGGTTGCTCTGGCTGAGCTCCAGAGATCCTGTGTGGACATGGGAGAAACTTCCAGAAGGACAACCATCACTGCAACACTCCACCCATCTGGGCTTTATGATAAGATTCTCTGGTCTGATTAAACCAAAATTGAACTGTTTGGCCTCAATTCTAGGCATCATGTCTGGAGGAAACCAGGCACCATCACCTGCCCAATACCATTCCAACAGTGAAGCATGGTGTGGTGGCAGCATGAGAGGATATGAAGAATAGAATGGCAGAAAGTCACAAAATCCAGGTGTGAAAAATTTGTCGTGTCACACCCAGGAAGACACGAGGCTGTAACCACTGCCAAAGGTGCTTCAACTAACTATATATTATACTTATGTCAATGTGatattttggttttttgttacgtttaatgaatttaaacaattttagcataaggctgcaacataacaaaatgtgaaaaaattgAAGGGATCTAAATACTTTCTGAACGCACGGtataagagaaaaacaactctCCCTTTATGTGTAGGAGAATCAACTGACTCAGATGGCTTCATGCAGCCTATGCAGCTCTTCTGCCAGTGAAGCAGCAGTACTGTACTGTGTCATGTAGTTTTACCCTGCAGAAGTTTGATCTTTTGTTGTGCAGACAGTTCTGTACCTTGACCAGGCGTAGTGGCTGAGGGTGAAAACCAGCATGGAGGGCCAGTCGCCGTCTGTTCTCCATCACCACGGCCCCGGGgtccctcctcctgctgctgctgaacagATTCAAGGAGGACAGGGTGGGAATGTAGGACACACCACCTGTACGAGTACTGAAGCCATGACCAAAACAgtctgagggagagagaaatgatCAGCAAGTGATTGctgtttctctttgctttttattcTCCTTATATTCATATTCAGTCACACTGATCCTCATTCAAAACTCTGGCAATTTTATGGTACCCTGCGCATCAGAAAATTGAACTTGGacttatttaacctttattcacacacagtggtggaaagtaacaaagtacgtttactcaagtactctacttcagtacaatttagACTTAaagatacttgtactttacttgagtatttccatttgacgCTACTTTTTACTTCTTTAAAGGTACACTGcatagaatttagtggcatctagtggaatggacttggcagaaatggtaTATagtattcataagtatgttttaataagtgTATAATAGTGCTGTCAATCTGAATTCCATCCCTTATTATGTTTAATATTCTAATTATATTAGAATTTTTCATGCTCAAATTGAGCCTATTATTGATATTTACTATGTATCTATTAGGGATGTGCACAAAGCCCAGTATTGGTATTTgcatctatatttgttgaggcagcaaaattatatttgtatttgtatttgaataaaagtggaaataggtgtaaaaatacagttttttttattacacttttaattttaggatattaaagtgtttaaaaaagtgtttataaataaactatcttatgaaggaggttcCCACACCAGATCTCGAACTCCAGTCTCCCAAatcatagacaactgtgctGACTAAACCGCGTGCATTGCCATCACGCTGgtagacctctacttatttatacacccataacacagagagagCACAGCGTGAAATGTGTAGAGAACTTCAAagactgtggctcaggaggtagagtgggtcgtccaccaatcagaagatcagtctgcatgtcgaagtgtccttgggcaagatactgaaccccaaattgctcccgatggctgcaccatcagtgtatgaatgtgtgtgaatggttagttcccCCTGATGAACAGGCTGGGACcctgcatggtagcccctgtacccattcagcatgtggaagactagaaaggcgctatacaagtacagtccatgcACCATTTTTAccattcttgctttgcacttttcatttactgcctattttttacaacctaactttgtggaaaggagaaggggaacaacaggttatggagagtcccttggcaGCACTTAGcctgtgtcagtagctcagctttatctctggggaacacccccagctccgggagtgatgtccaaataaggaaaacTACAGATTCAAATAGTAATTTCAGCATTCAATTAGTATTAATTTTTTTACTATTTGAATTATATTTGACTCCCGGAATTCATTCCAACGGCaatagtgtataatcccatgaaaataagaatcgtgttttcattagcttagaatgagcccttcatatctacatagggagcaggtcatCTTCCAAAGAGGCtgccaaacactggctctagaaagGGCCTTTCACTGattttcatgagttttgtggccactgtacattctcctacacacttggaagaaAGCGGGTGGCTctgccaatgcggaagtgccttaaacctgcattctttctaatggccagcagggggcgactccactggctacaaaaagaagtccaattgtatggaagtctatgagaaaatgaccttatttctcacttgatttatgtTCCCAATAAAagctttcctaatgagtttatggtctcaatcactatatcaagtcttcttcaatgcatcatgatgttcattttgtaaattgtggccccatttagagtaaaatagatgataaagcagcgtacgctttagggcgtggctacattgtgattgacaagttggtACCACAGCGACAACATTGATTGTGTAACATAACCATGCTGTAACCCAtggattcacagagtataggcgttgctgctgctatttcacagtgtgttttcagttcatgaaagttaactgtaacattttggtcacctaaaaaaatctTGTCCAGCATTTGATTGTAATAAAGTATCATCTaagagtcagatgttcagtttttatggtTTAAAGCCTGTTTTGCAttaaattagcattagcattagcattatcactgttaaccatagattgtaaatgcaaaatcaaacatggcaacggtcaaatccaagatggcgatggtttCAGAACagcagttcacaaaccaatgggtgacgtcatggtgattacgtccatattttatacagtctatgcttggaaggggagggggaggggtattcagtttgttacaacctcaccgctagatgccactaaatcccaGATACTGGACCTTTAAACTCACCTGGAATCAGTGATGACGTCAGAGTTGTGACGTCTCCCGCTAGTGcaggcagctgctgcaggaaggTGGACACTTCTTCATGAACTCTTTCACCAGGTGACTCTGTGTGGGCAGGGCCTCTGCAGCTCGGACACGTACTGTCCACTGACCTTATCTTGAAGTCAAAAGTGTACATGGCCGTAAAAAGCAGCTCCTGGTACAAATGCAGCACTTCTCTGCCCTGCGCTGACGTGAGGACCGTGACCGAGCTCAGGTCCAGCCCGTCCACTGTCTGCTTGAAACGGTACAGGCACTCCGCGGTGGAGCCGAAGTCCAGCATCTGCACCTTTCTGCTCGAGCGTACAAATGTGTCTGAAAAACCGTTTTTGTGGCGGTGACGATTCCCGCACAGCAGGAAAACATGCAGGTCTGCTGCAGGTTCCTCCAGCAGAGACGCGCCGGAGCATGTTGGACACCAGCCGTGAATCAGATCCACCAGTACGGCCTCAGACATCGCAGACAGCCGAGCTTTTACCTGTTCAGAATGCAGCGTTAAGTTTCATTCTCTGACTCAACCGCACTCATCCGGTCACTGACATGACCTGCCTTTATGTACAGCAGGCAGGTACGTGTTTGTCAATCACAATAAGTCCGAAACTACAGCACACTATTACTTCCTGCATTGTCTTCCCACAGCCTGGCCCCGCCCACACTGGAAAGCCCTCACACTGAAACTCTGCTGAGTTGCCCAGTGAGGTCAAACCGAGTTTGTGAGCATTTCCTATAATGTGGACATATTGTAACAATTCGAGGCAAAACGTACAAAAGCTGCCCCAGCATGCGTCTGAGAAAGAATATATTATAGAAGATTCTGCAAGACTTTATGATAAGGTCACAAAACACAAGTAATGCATGACTCCTGATGACTTAATGCATGAATTAATCTGACTACTCAAACATTGCTTCATATTTCTCCTGAGAAATTATCTGTAATTAGAATTATCTGGATTCTAAGTCATTTggtgaatgaatgtgtgaagTAAATGGAAATCAACATTAATTGATGGTCCATTAAGCATTAACTAATGACATTAACTCACGATGACCTAATCATTTCTTAATGGTGAGCAACAGGAAGTCCTGATGCATCCTGTATTAATTCATGAAATCATCACAAATGCAGTAGTTCAGCATTACTTAAGTATATGTTTTGCAACCTTAGTATAAAGTGTTTCCAAAAATAAATCACTGAGAAAATATCTGTAGGCTGCAGAtgatatgaataaaacacataacTTGCAGGAATTCAAGAAAATACACCATGTATATGGGGTCAAATGAATGGAACATCACTGTAGACTAAATGCACTtgtagtggtggaaagtacctCACTACAGGTACTCAACTACTGTACACACTTTACACTCTACACTTCAGTACAGTTTGCCTaattgtttccattttatgtgaCTTTACACTTCTGCTCCACTACAGTTGACAGTTACTGGTtaactttgcagattaagattttgcATGCAAAACctatgatcagtttataaaacatgaatcGATGTTATAGCTTGAACTATCCAGCACTATTTGTAGTTCAAATTAACTCCACTGCAACCAGCGGCCAGGCTGTTATGCTGCTTCCACAATAGTGCATCGGTAATAATAACCCAGTAATATAACTCTGAAAGACGCCATTCTGCAtgatgagtacttttacttttggtactttaagtacattttcctGATACTACTTATTCTACACTGTGGTATTACTGCTTTTTAGTTAAGGATCTCAGTACTCCTTCCATCACTGTTCACGTGTGAAACTtcttttacattacatacatacagctcATTAGTCTCTGTGGTCACTAATCAATAAATTGCTTTTAATGGCTTCGAGACAAAAAAGTTTTTGTCCTGCAAAGCCATGACAGTGAGCTAGCATAACCCTGGTACTGACACACAGTGTTATTAGttacttgtgcttttcctagtatgtcaaaatgtttgctgtgaaagTGCTCATatgacttgtttgtgttgttataaTGCAGTGCATTTTTACAATAAGGACATTACAGGTCATCATAAAGATAGGCAGGTCATCATGTGACCTAACTTCTccagaggacagaaaaaaagcTTAGAAGTGGACCTTAAGTTATCAAAATAAGGATTCTATCACTGAAAGTttggaaaaacataaaattggTTCTCTGATTCTGGCAGAAAGTTGTAGTTGTACATAATTGTTTCAGAGCTAAAAAGTGAACTTGGTCCAGTATAGTGGTGTAACGGAACGCAGTTGATCTGTGCAGATCGCCCCCCACGATTCAGCATGCATAAAAACCACAGAttaatttcaaaatttaatgtctcattggaAACAAAGTagacaaactgctgtaagtacaagtaaTGGACAGACAatgtgtcgctaacagggattgtgaagagcaacaaccaaaccagcatctaacgggtctgaCGTGACATCTGCAGATATGTTAACAacgctgtttaatgtgctgcagctgagcagccaattagctatctagctgctaactgacgttagcagtgcacttttTTCCCCGGTGAATGTCTGTTTGGTACACCCCTACTCCAGGATGTAGTATGTGATAATAACCTAGCCTGATGTTACATTAGCTAAACTAGCTAACCCAAGGAGAAGTGCCCAGAATcttacagactgtaaagcccccggaggcaaatttgtgatttgtgatattgggctatacaaataaaaactgacatcTTAAAAATAGTCACCATTGTTAGACTACCTTATGAGAACACACACTGCAGATATACTAAAAATAAAGAGACATAAGAAATAGGACTGGCCCTCTACAACTAATAGTAATagcaggatataaataacagtaCAGGCTGCCAAACACAGAGCAAAATGTTAAGGAAGACAAACAGCAACCAAAGCAATACTTCACATctcaacatgcatttttctcCAGCTACAGCTGCTGTAGCTGTAGCTGTACTGTTCTTTCTAGTGTGAGTCAGGAGTAATAAGGAAATTTGGGCTGTCTGAGTAAACATGTTctctttgcatgtgtcagtgtgtttctgtctgtgtaagCCTATCACCTTTATGACTCACTTGATAAATGGGAGGATGTAGGAATTTCCCAGGGTTATTTGTTAACCACCGTGTCAGCAGTTAgtgcaaaataaaacagtagagggggaaaaaattacaaacatttcTACTGATCATGCTTTTCTAATTGAAAAATTGTGCTGGGAAGACCAACAAAGTAAAatgtagtatagtatagtagtatagtatatgAGCCctagtagtatagtatatacagcaatctgagttagtcatatcaagtggatatctgccacatttacagtctttttagcatcaaatccCTATATTCTATCCTCTATTCTGGGTACATGAAGCAGTCTTCCTGAAGTTGAAAATATGCATTACAACTGTGTTGCCTTACAGCACAGCAAACTTACTACAaactaaatacacaacacattaaatgtttacCATTAATATCTACAGCATCTCCAAGTACAATTACAACCACATGGGTTGCAGAAGAGCTTGCACCGTTGTCCATCTTTCAAAACCTGCAGGTGGATGAATGCAACGGAACCATCtgccctctgattggacagattgACTCTGCGTTTGACCAATAGGATTCACATGTAAAAAACAGGGTCAAAATTCATACTCATAACTTGCAGTTTGTAGTTCTCACTTCAGTGTCGCACACACAGGTAGGAAATATGCGCGTCCATCTCTCATGTAACTTCACTGTCGCACACAAGGGTAAGAAATTTATGTGTCCTTCTCTCAGACTTTGTAAAACCTCACttgaaaaaaatcctgcacaaattttaattacacatacacactttttaCATGTGCAAATTATATCTGTGTACACAAAAgtttttcacacatacacaaaataccTCAACGgctgcaaaactttattacatattcacaaaccatttcacaagctcaaaataTTTATGACCAGTTTTTGATTCCATACAACAATGGCATTGTTAGTCACAGGTGCTTTGCCATGTGAGGCTGATAAATAGCAGAAGACTCCATTGTATATGGCCAAAACTTTTGGTTTGGGGCTGTTCTTTCTGGTTTTGAATCGGCTCCTTAGTTCCAATGAAGGGAACGCTTAATGCTACAGCAACTTTGTGGcaaaagtttgtgttttttgctttcctgtttcaacatgacagtgcccctgtgcacaaagccagctccataaaCACAAGATTTTTtctcagtttggtgtggaagccAGTTTCCAACATCTGGTGGAAAGACTGAAACCAGAAGAAAGGTGGCTGTTATTGCAGCAAATCAGTGCCCATGGTGTTGGAATCATGTGTTCAGTTATCACATATGGTTATAATGTAAGGTTGTCCACATAGTTTTGGGCATATTGTTGACAAACTTGAGATTCAGTCCGGGTCAACATATTGTTATGTaatggttaaaataaaaaatgttgaactttatATTTCTGAACTGTTTAAGATCATTTCATAAAATTCGAATCACTTCCTAGTATTTGAGGAGCAAAACTTGTATTTCTTTAATATATTGCATGTATTTAAAGgccccttccactcaaaaatatgtttttcttcttgttccttcagttgggtggttgagcttcactgtgcagaatgatgtacatgcagaatttgttttcacatttatctaatgaaagtggaaagtttctctgtggtCATTAAAAGgtgggcctacaagcatgatttgtgacatcacaatagtttagaagccaatcctggtccaatattcaacacACAAAAGTATGATGTGGAGACATGacgcctccagtgcacatacactgagaattgattttacagtgaaataagGGACagcttgtgtccagcagttaaacttgttcaattcaattaaattttatgttatttatatagcgccaaatcataacagaagttatatCAGGgaacttttcacatagagcaggtctagactgtactctttactTTACAGAGaaccaacattcccccatgagcaagcacttggcaacagcggcaaggaaaaactcccctttaacaggaagaaattGTTGggttaagagagaaagagggaggggggagaagggagggagagacacagagaaacataataacaacaataactataataataataatagaaatatgactaataataatagcagaTGTGTGCATCAAGCATGACCAGAAGAGCACGGCATCCCCACAGCCACGGTCCAGAGGAGCCCACCGTCCATAACTAGGGGGTCCACAACGCTGATCCAAAGGAACCTGTATGAttagaaagcacaaaaactccagggaggaagccaagttagtaacatgcattaatggtatgTGAAtatgtacagatggagaggaggagaagaagagaggagctcagtgcatcatgggaagtctcctggcagtctaggcctatagcagcataactaaggtctggtccaaggcaagcctggtcagccctaactataagctttatcaaaaaggaaagttttatgCCTattcttaaacgtagagagggtgtctgccccctggACCGAATCTGAAAAATGGTTCCacagaagaggagcctgatagctgaaggctctgcctcccattctactttaggaaccacaagtaagcctgcattctagGtatgcagtgttctagtggggtaatagaaTCTATTTCCAGAATCTATGTATTtgcatagattctggaatttttaatgagggagtaGGTGCCATTTTAAGGATCTTAATggggtaattatacttttttttctggaaaaaaccATGTCAGACACACGTTATtgttcaaagtagagtattaaTACAT
This genomic interval from Thunnus thynnus chromosome 11, fThuThy2.1, whole genome shotgun sequence contains the following:
- the lacc1 gene encoding purine nucleoside phosphorylase LACC1 isoform X1; its protein translation is MSEAVLVDLIHGWCPTCSGASLLEEPAADLHVFLLCGNRHRHKNGFSDTFVRSSRKVQMLDFGSTAECLYRFKQTVDGLDLSSVTVLTSAQGREVLHLYQELLFTAMYTFDFKIRSVDSTCPSCRGPAHTESPGERVHEEVSTFLQQLPALAGDVTTLTSSLIPDCFGHGFSTRTGGVSYIPTLSSLNLFSSSRRRDPGAVVMENRRRLALHAGFHPQPLRLVKVKHASDVWVMGKAEPESYDAIVTNQSGVILGAPGADCIPVLFADPVSMVIGVAHAGWKGTLMGVAMATVEAMVRDFGCQVSNIVVAIGPSVGACCFTLEKEQALDFHCIHPDCVLDPQSARPHVNIRLANRILLQEGGILPEHIHDDTVTDRSCVTPCTSCHPEAFFSRVRDGLNFGTQVGFMWIKENQKTGPPSSRQDGVELTK
- the lacc1 gene encoding purine nucleoside phosphorylase LACC1 isoform X2; the encoded protein is MSEAVLVDLIHGWCPTCSGASLLEEPAADLHVFLLCGNRHRHKNGFSDTFVRSSRKVQMLDFGSTAECLYRFKQTVDGLDLSSVTVLTSAQGREVLHLYQELLFTAMYTFDFKIRSVDSTCPSCRGPAHTESPGERVHEEVSTFLQQLPALAGDVTTLTSSLIPDCFGHGFSTRTGGVSYIPTLSSLNLFSSSRRRDPGAVVMENRRRLALHAGFHPQPLRLVKVKHASDVWVMGKAEPESYDAIVTNQSGVILGAPGADCIPVLFADPVSMVIGVAHAGWKGTLMGVAMATVEAMVRDFGCQVSNIVVAIGPSVGACCFTLEKEQALDFHCIHPDCVLDPQSARPHVNIRLANSSVNQKTNFPPQNSPPRGWDPARAHP